From the Solanum stenotomum isolate F172 chromosome 4, ASM1918654v1, whole genome shotgun sequence genome, one window contains:
- the LOC125863319 gene encoding peroxidase 27-like, whose protein sequence is MPIFFNKKMATLKFLSIFIIYFAIVLGLVNSQGLEVGFYKKTCPNVEKIVKKAVVDYVSIAPTLAAPLLRMHFHDCFVRGCDGSVLLNSTKSNQAEKDAIANLSLRGFQVIDAAKSALEKQCPGVVSCADILALVARDAVSLINGPTWQVPLGRRDGRASILSEATTNLPTPFDNFTTLKTRFGSLGLSVKDLVVLSGGHTLGVSHCFSFGSRMYNFTGKGDMDPNMDKKYIAQLKTKCKPNDVTTTVEMDPGSFKTFDTDYYTLVSKRRGLFVSDATLLTDKQTKAYVLAQLSASGSTFFEDFGVSMVNMGKIGVLTEKSGEIRKKCAFIN, encoded by the exons atgccaattttttttaataaaaaaatggcAACTCtaaaatttctttctattttcattatttattttgcaaTTGTATTGGGACTTGTTAATTCACAAGGCCTTGAAGTAGGGTTCTACAAGAAAACATGTCCAAATgttgaaaaaattgtgaaaaaggCTGTTGTTGACTATGTTTCTATTGCTCCTACTCTGGCTGCTCCTTTGTTAAGAATGCATTTTCATGATTGTTTTGTTAGG GGATGTGATGGTTCAGTGTTACTAAATTCTACTAAAAGTAATCAAGCTGAGAAAGATGCAATTGCAAACCTAAGTCTAAGAGGATTCCAAGTGATTGATGCTGCTAAATCTGCTTTAGAAAAACAGTGTCCTGGTGTTGTATCTTGTGCTGATATTTTAGCCTTAGTAGCTCGTGATGCTGTTTCATtg ATTAATGGACCAACATGGCAAGTACCATTGGGAAGAAGAGATGGGAGAGCTTCAATTCTCTCAGAAGCCACAACAAATTTACCAACTCCTTTTGATAATTTCACTACTCTAAAAACAAGATTTGGTTCATTGGGTTTAAGTGTAAAAGACCTTGTTGTTTTATCAg gTGGACACACACTTGGAGTATCACATTGCTTTTCGTTTGGTAGTCGTATGTACAATTTTACTGGTAAAGGTGATATGGACCCAAACATGGACAAAAAATATATAGCCCAATTGAAGACAAAATGTAAGCCCAATGATGTGACCACCACAGTTGAAATGGACCCTGGAAGTTTCAAAACATTTGACACTGATTATTACACTTTGGTTAGCAAAAGAAGAGGCCTTTTTGTATCTGATGCAACACTTCTCACAGATAAACAAACAAAAGCTTATGTTTTGGCACAATTAAGTGCTAGTGGATCAACTTTTTTTGAGGACTTTGGGGTGTCAATGGTGAATATGGGAAAAATTGGAGTCCTTACTGAGAAATCGGGcgaaattagaaaaaaatgtgCTTTTATAAACTAA